One Flavobacteriales bacterium genomic region harbors:
- a CDS encoding response regulator, with protein MKNESVYRILLVEDDANLGFVVNDLLEMEGYTVRWCKDGLTALQTFKEFDPHLSILDIMLPKKDGYALGEEIKELVPQSPIMFLTARGMESDRIKGFQTGADDYITKPFSNQEFLLRVKAVLARCYPNTDSQAKNEYEIGKFLFDPYNLLLKNGSEEKQLTNKESDVLKLLCQNVGETVKRDLILSIVWGNTDYFTGRSLDVFISKLRKYLKADERIHIENVHGVGFRLKVS; from the coding sequence ATGAAGAACGAATCAGTTTATAGAATCTTATTGGTCGAGGACGATGCGAATCTCGGCTTTGTGGTGAACGACCTCTTGGAAATGGAAGGCTACACCGTACGTTGGTGCAAAGATGGCCTTACTGCACTTCAGACCTTCAAGGAGTTCGACCCGCACCTGAGCATCTTGGACATCATGCTACCTAAAAAGGACGGTTATGCGCTTGGCGAGGAGATCAAGGAACTCGTTCCGCAGTCGCCCATCATGTTCCTTACGGCACGCGGCATGGAATCAGACCGCATCAAAGGTTTCCAAACGGGAGCAGACGACTACATCACCAAACCGTTCAGCAATCAGGAATTTCTGCTTCGCGTCAAGGCTGTGCTTGCCCGTTGCTACCCGAACACAGACAGTCAGGCGAAGAATGAGTATGAGATCGGCAAATTCCTATTCGACCCGTACAACTTGTTGCTGAAGAACGGTTCAGAAGAAAAGCAGCTTACCAATAAGGAATCGGATGTACTGAAACTGCTCTGCCAGAACGTGGGCGAGACCGTGAAGCGCGACCTCATCCTCAGCATTGTATGGGGCAACACGGATTATTTCACAGGCAGAAGTTTGGACGTATTCATCTCCAAACTCCGCAAATACCTGAAAGCCGATGAACGCATTCATATAGAGAATGTGCATGGGGTTGGTTTTAGGTTGAAGGTATCTTAG